From the Lathyrus oleraceus cultivar Zhongwan6 chromosome 4, CAAS_Psat_ZW6_1.0, whole genome shotgun sequence genome, one window contains:
- the LOC127075368 gene encoding malate dehydrogenase, mitochondrial — protein sequence MRPSMLRSIHSAVSRSRSHLARRGYATEPVPERKVAILGAAGGIGQPLSLLMKLNPLVSTLSLYDIAGTPGVAADVSHINSRSEVAGYAGEEELGKALEGADVVIIPAGVPRKPGMTRDDLFNINAGIVKSLATAIAKYCPHALVNMISNPVNSTVPIAAEVFKKAGTYDEKRLFGVTTLDVVRAKTFYAGKAKVPVADVNVPVIGGHAGVTILPLFSQATPSANLNADVIEALTKRTQDGGTEVVTAKAGKGSATLSMAYAGAIFADACLKGLNGVPDVVECSYVQSNIISELPFFASKVRIGKNGVEEILGLGSLSDFEQEGLEKLKSELKSSIEKGIKFASQ from the exons ATGAGGCCATCCATGCTCAGATCCATCCACTCAGCCGTGTCTCGCAGCCGCTCTCACCTAGCCCGCCGTGGCTATGCCACCGAACCGGTCCCAGAACGCAAGGTGGCCATTCTCGGCGCTGCCGGCGGTATCGGTCAGCCCCTCTCTCTTCTGATGAAGCTCAACCCTCTCGTTTCAACCCTATCTCTTTACGATATCGCTGGAACCCCCGGTGTTGCCGCCGATGTTAGCCACATCAACTCCAGATCTGAG GTTGCTGGGTACGCAGGTGAGGAAGAGCTTGGTAAAGCTTTGGAGGGTGCTGATGTTGTTATTATTCCTGCTGGTGTGCCAAGAAAGCCTGGAATGACTCGTGATGATCTTTTCAACATTAATGCCGGCATTGTCAAGTCACTTGCCACTGCTATTGCTAAGTACTGCCCCCAT GCCCTTGTTAACATGATAAGCAACCCTGTGAACTCCACAGTTCCCATTGCTGCAGAGGTTTTCAAGAAGGCAGGAACATACGACGAAAAGAGATTGTTTGGGGTTACAACCCTTGATGTGGTTAGGGCCAAAACTTTCTATGCTGGGAAAGCTAAAGTTCCAGTTGCCG ATGTGAATGTACCTGTCATAGGAGGCCATGCAGGAGTTACTATTCTTCCACTATTTTCTCAG GCAACACCTTCTGCCAATCTGAATGCTGATGTCATTGAGGCTCTAACAAAGAGGACTCAAGATGGAGGAACAGAAGTTGTGACTGCCAAGGCTGGAAAGGGTTCTGCAACTTTGTCAATGGC TTATGCTGGAGCCATATTTGCTGATGCTTGCCTCAAAGGTCTTAATGGAGTTCCAGATGTTGTTGAGTGCTCATATGTGCAATCCAATATCATCAGTGAACTTCCTTTCTTTGCTTCCAAG GTGAGGATTGGGAAGAATGGTGTTGAGGAAATTCTGGGCTTAGGTTCTCTCTCAGATTTCGAGCAAGAAGGTCTCGAAAAACTCAAGTCTGAACTAAAATCTTCTATTGAAAAGGGAATCAAATTTGCCTCCCAGTAA